In the genome of Deltaproteobacteria bacterium, one region contains:
- a CDS encoding replication-associated recombination protein A: protein MPRDDTPDLFAHDAPAPRAAGSALAGASALSRAGAPLAERMRPRALDEIAGQPHLVAPGAPLRALIGAGTLPSLLLWGPPGCGKTTLARLVAQAAPGRAARFVALSAVTAGVKEVREVIAEAERTRRGGERTVLFLDEIHRFNRAQQDALLPHVESGVITLIGATTENPSFEVVGPLLSRCRVFTLRSLAASDLLALLERALADAERGYGGTVAANADALAAIADAADGDARRALGMLETSVAFLRTRTDAEAVTTPTLTLDVAKRAIGERTLLHDRDREEHYNVASAFIKSLRASDPDAALYYLARILDSGDDPLFAARRMMIFASEDVSNADPHALPLAVACFQAVDRLGMPEARIPLAQCAAYLACAPKSNASYLALGRASEAVAKFGSAPVPMHLRNAVSALMKREGYGAGYQYAHDAPDAFVAARNLPSAVSGDPFYQPTELGAERDIKARLDALRARRKAERESEPR, encoded by the coding sequence ATGCCGCGCGACGACACGCCCGACCTCTTCGCGCACGACGCGCCCGCACCGCGCGCCGCTGGCTCCGCGCTGGCGGGCGCATCCGCGCTCTCGCGCGCCGGCGCGCCGCTCGCGGAGCGCATGCGCCCGCGCGCGCTCGACGAGATCGCGGGGCAACCGCATCTGGTCGCGCCCGGCGCGCCGCTGCGCGCGCTGATCGGCGCGGGCACGCTGCCGTCACTCCTGCTGTGGGGCCCGCCCGGCTGCGGCAAGACCACGCTCGCGCGCCTCGTCGCGCAGGCGGCACCCGGCCGCGCGGCGCGCTTCGTCGCGCTGTCCGCAGTGACCGCGGGTGTGAAGGAAGTGCGCGAGGTGATCGCCGAGGCGGAGCGCACGCGGCGCGGCGGCGAGCGCACCGTCCTGTTCCTCGACGAGATCCATCGCTTCAACCGGGCTCAGCAGGACGCCCTGCTCCCCCACGTCGAGTCGGGCGTGATCACGCTGATCGGCGCGACCACCGAGAACCCATCGTTCGAGGTGGTCGGCCCGCTGCTCTCGCGCTGCCGCGTGTTCACGCTGCGCTCGCTCGCTGCGAGCGACCTGCTTGCGCTGCTTGAACGCGCCCTCGCGGACGCGGAGCGCGGCTACGGCGGCACGGTCGCCGCGAACGCCGACGCGCTCGCCGCGATCGCGGACGCCGCGGACGGCGACGCGCGCCGCGCGCTCGGCATGCTCGAGACGAGCGTCGCGTTCCTGCGCACGCGCACGGACGCGGAGGCCGTAACAACTCCCACGCTCACGCTCGATGTCGCGAAGCGTGCGATCGGCGAGCGCACGCTGCTGCACGACCGCGATCGCGAGGAGCACTACAACGTCGCATCGGCGTTCATCAAGAGCCTGCGCGCGAGCGATCCCGACGCGGCGCTCTACTACCTCGCGCGCATCCTCGACTCCGGCGACGACCCGCTCTTCGCCGCGCGCCGCATGATGATCTTCGCGAGCGAGGACGTCTCGAACGCGGATCCCCACGCGCTGCCGCTGGCCGTCGCATGCTTCCAGGCCGTCGACCGCCTCGGCATGCCCGAGGCGCGCATCCCCCTCGCGCAGTGCGCCGCGTATCTCGCGTGCGCGCCCAAGAGCAACGCCTCGTACCTCGCGCTCGGACGCGCGAGCGAAGCCGTCGCGAAGTTCGGCAGCGCGCCGGTGCCCATGCATCTACGCAACGCGGTCAGCGCGCTGATGAAGCGCGAGGGCTACGGCGCCGGCTACCAGTACGCGCACGACGCTCCCGACGCGTTCGTCGCCGCGCGCAACCTGCCGAGCGCGGTGAGCGGCGATCCGTTCTATCAGCCGACCGAGCTCGGGGCGGAGCGCGACATCAAGGCGCGCCTCGACGCGCTGCGTGCGAGGCGAAAGGCCGAGCGCGAGAGCGAACCGCGCTGA
- a CDS encoding NAD(+)/NADH kinase, translating into MSSLRSPVHRVGLCSKPRSAPAQAAARELAQWLAARGVEVMLADSLGAGGQALGALAEKADLLVVLGGDGTLLSVAREVGARTVPILGVNLGTLGFLAEFAPSEEREILERVLRGDYTTVERMRLEVRALRGERELFRSHALNDAVIARTDLSRMIDLEVAADAVPVTRYHGDGLIVATPTGSTAYTLSAGGPILMPGARVFVLTPICPHALAQRPLVLPDSTHLTIRVHPREGAAHLTVDGQLGLALHDGDRIEIAASSHPAHFVASPFRSRFDVLRTKLGWGAA; encoded by the coding sequence ATGTCGTCGCTGCGTTCGCCGGTGCATCGCGTGGGCTTGTGCTCGAAGCCGCGCTCGGCGCCGGCGCAGGCCGCGGCGCGCGAGTTGGCGCAGTGGCTCGCGGCGCGCGGCGTCGAGGTGATGCTCGCGGACTCGCTCGGCGCGGGCGGGCAGGCGCTCGGCGCTCTCGCGGAGAAGGCGGACCTACTCGTCGTGCTCGGCGGCGACGGCACGCTGCTCTCCGTCGCGCGCGAGGTCGGCGCGCGCACAGTGCCGATCCTCGGCGTGAATCTCGGCACGCTCGGATTTCTCGCCGAGTTCGCGCCGAGCGAAGAGCGCGAGATCCTCGAGCGCGTGCTGCGCGGCGATTACACCACCGTGGAGCGCATGCGCCTCGAGGTGCGCGCGCTGCGCGGCGAGCGCGAGCTGTTCCGCTCGCACGCGCTCAACGACGCGGTCATCGCGCGCACCGATCTCTCGCGCATGATCGACCTCGAAGTCGCGGCCGATGCGGTGCCGGTCACGCGCTACCACGGCGATGGCCTGATCGTCGCGACGCCCACCGGCTCCACCGCCTACACGCTCTCTGCGGGCGGTCCCATCCTGATGCCCGGCGCGCGCGTGTTCGTGCTCACGCCGATCTGTCCGCACGCGCTCGCGCAGCGGCCGCTCGTGCTGCCGGACTCGACGCACCTGACGATTCGCGTGCATCCGCGCGAAGGCGCCGCGCACCTCACGGTCGACGGACAGCTCGGCCTCGCGCTGCACGACGGCGATCGAATCGAGATCGCGGCCTCCTCGCATCCCGCGCACTTCGTCGCGTCGCCGTTCCGCTCGCGCTTCGACGTGCTGCGCACCAAGCTCGGCTGGGGCGCCGCGTGA
- the recN gene encoding DNA repair protein RecN — protein sequence MIERLRISSLALVDELEIELGAGLNVLTGETGAGKSIVLSALALLAGARPKPGSVRDGAENAAVEAVFRTSSLPALAAAIEARGLEAEGGELIVRRTLTPDGRSRAWVGGALVPIGTLAELFGEQIEISSQHASQALLRSEAQGLLLDAFGELQELRAQVERGVRELRERDAEIARLQAEADERARRADYLAFQVREIDEVGVDPEKVAALERDHARLVHAERLREDAARAAAALTGDPAQSDAAAAVDLASEAERAITSLAKLDATLAPLAERLLALRTEAQEIARELEHYASGIDVDPAQLAETEERIRALEKLRRKYGRSAEEIVAHRERAAAELAALATSDDRMRKLAGERAAANTALVREVAKLSAGRVKAAKSLAAEAQRAMRELALPAARFEVQLAPVAEGFGASGAETTEFLFSANAGEALRPLRAVASGGELSRVFLALKNTLRRAGAGMVLVFDEVDAGVGGAVAERVGATLGSLAEHHQVLCITHLPQIAAHAAAHFAVRKREVKGRTVTEVVRLGAAERVDEVSRMAGGEKVTDATRKHARALLQSARPPR from the coding sequence GTGATCGAGCGGCTGCGCATCTCGTCGCTCGCGCTGGTGGACGAGCTCGAGATCGAGCTCGGCGCGGGGCTCAACGTGCTCACGGGCGAGACGGGCGCGGGCAAGTCGATCGTGCTCTCGGCGCTCGCGCTGCTCGCTGGCGCGCGCCCGAAGCCGGGCAGCGTGCGCGATGGCGCCGAGAACGCCGCGGTCGAGGCGGTGTTCCGCACGAGCTCGCTGCCCGCACTCGCGGCAGCGATCGAAGCGCGCGGACTCGAAGCCGAGGGCGGCGAGCTGATCGTGCGGCGCACGCTTACGCCGGACGGTCGCAGCCGCGCGTGGGTGGGCGGCGCGCTCGTGCCGATTGGCACGCTCGCGGAGCTGTTCGGCGAGCAGATCGAGATCTCGAGCCAGCACGCCTCGCAGGCGCTGCTGCGCAGCGAGGCGCAGGGGCTCCTGTTGGACGCGTTCGGCGAGCTGCAAGAGCTGCGCGCGCAGGTCGAACGCGGCGTGCGCGAGCTGCGCGAGCGCGATGCGGAGATCGCGCGCCTGCAAGCCGAGGCCGACGAGCGCGCGCGCCGCGCGGACTACCTCGCGTTCCAAGTGCGGGAGATCGACGAGGTGGGGGTCGATCCCGAGAAGGTCGCCGCGCTCGAGCGCGACCACGCGCGGCTCGTGCACGCCGAGCGCCTGCGCGAAGACGCCGCGCGCGCAGCGGCAGCCCTGACCGGTGACCCCGCGCAGAGCGATGCCGCCGCAGCGGTGGACCTCGCGAGCGAGGCGGAGCGCGCGATCACGTCGCTCGCGAAGCTCGACGCGACGCTGGCGCCGCTCGCGGAGCGCCTGCTCGCGCTGCGCACGGAAGCGCAGGAGATCGCGCGCGAGCTCGAGCACTACGCGTCGGGCATCGACGTCGATCCGGCGCAGCTCGCCGAGACCGAGGAGCGCATTCGCGCGCTCGAGAAGCTGCGGCGCAAGTACGGGCGCAGCGCGGAGGAGATCGTCGCGCACCGCGAGCGTGCGGCGGCGGAGCTTGCCGCACTCGCGACGAGCGACGACCGCATGCGCAAGCTCGCGGGCGAGCGAGCGGCAGCGAACACCGCACTCGTGCGCGAAGTCGCGAAGCTGAGCGCCGGGCGCGTGAAGGCCGCGAAATCGCTCGCCGCGGAAGCGCAGCGCGCGATGCGCGAGCTCGCGCTGCCGGCTGCGCGCTTCGAGGTGCAGCTCGCGCCGGTCGCGGAAGGCTTCGGCGCGAGCGGCGCGGAGACGACCGAGTTCCTGTTCAGCGCGAACGCCGGTGAAGCGCTGCGCCCGCTGCGCGCGGTCGCCTCCGGCGGCGAGCTTTCGCGCGTGTTCCTCGCGCTGAAGAACACGCTGCGGCGCGCGGGCGCGGGCATGGTGCTCGTGTTCGACGAGGTCGACGCTGGCGTGGGCGGCGCGGTCGCCGAGCGCGTGGGTGCAACGCTCGGCTCGCTCGCCGAGCACCATCAGGTCCTCTGCATCACGCACTTGCCGCAGATCGCGGCACACGCGGCCGCGCACTTTGCGGTGCGCAAGCGCGAGGTGAAGGGGCGCACGGTCACCGAGGTCGTGCGCCTCGGTGCAGCGGAGCGCGTCGACGAAGTCTCGCGCATGGCGGGCGGCGAGAAGGTCACGGACGCAACGCGCAAGCACGCGCGGGCGCTGCTCCAGAGCGCGCGGCCGCCCCGCTAG
- a CDS encoding EthD domain-containing protein, with amino-acid sequence MRALEPTPGYRMNVLIRRRPGVTRDELVANWFANHMPAVVKSMAGAALAGQPHAHRYIATLFDAPAQAAPAWDGIAQLWWKINLPKPKEPHGTKPADTFQQKAMPYMPWMVREHVVIDGALAVTPNTLNEPFPFTRSGFHKLTYLLKTKPGADRDAFVRHYLEVHAPGSVGALTRAGCARYVVAFSVDPVNEEFGAHTELWMPSAEAVAKAQSEMKPDGIERFLDAEKSLLFTSGTEMVGIPGAGL; translated from the coding sequence ATGCGCGCTCTCGAACCCACGCCCGGCTATCGCATGAACGTGCTGATCCGGCGCCGCCCCGGCGTCACGCGCGACGAGCTGGTCGCGAACTGGTTCGCGAATCACATGCCCGCCGTCGTGAAGTCGATGGCCGGCGCCGCGCTCGCGGGGCAACCGCACGCGCATCGCTACATCGCGACGCTGTTCGACGCGCCGGCGCAAGCTGCGCCCGCGTGGGACGGCATCGCGCAGCTGTGGTGGAAGATCAATCTGCCGAAGCCGAAGGAGCCGCACGGCACGAAGCCGGCCGACACGTTCCAGCAAAAGGCCATGCCGTACATGCCGTGGATGGTGCGCGAGCACGTCGTGATCGACGGCGCGCTCGCCGTGACCCCGAACACTCTGAACGAGCCGTTCCCGTTCACGCGCTCGGGCTTCCACAAGCTCACGTACCTGCTGAAGACGAAGCCCGGCGCCGATCGCGACGCGTTCGTGCGCCACTACCTCGAAGTCCACGCGCCTGGCTCCGTGGGCGCGCTCACGCGCGCGGGCTGCGCGCGCTACGTCGTGGCGTTCAGCGTCGATCCCGTGAACGAGGAGTTCGGCGCGCACACGGAGCTGTGGATGCCGAGCGCGGAAGCGGTCGCGAAGGCGCAGAGCGAGATGAAGCCCGACGGGATCGAGCGCTTCCTCGACGCCGAGAAGTCGCTCCTGTTCACGAGCGGGACGGAGATGGTCGGGATCCCGGGCGCCGGGCTCTAG
- a CDS encoding VOC family protein has translation MADRIPQTARERGKIAPAKVAHVVLRTNQYDEMVAWWKTFLEAEPLHANPFITFLTFDEEHHRLAIARGPNLAPKVTNSVGVDHFAFAHASVGDLLSTYVRLAEQGIRPSTSIHHGISLSFYYLDHDRNEVELQVDAFPSVEATNAYLADGPFARNPIGVLFDADALVKRWREGASDAELLRPLAGGPPDMSTAFAEH, from the coding sequence ATGGCCGACCGCATTCCGCAGACCGCCCGCGAGCGCGGCAAGATCGCGCCCGCGAAGGTCGCACACGTCGTGCTGCGCACGAATCAGTACGACGAGATGGTCGCGTGGTGGAAGACGTTCCTCGAGGCCGAGCCGCTGCACGCGAACCCGTTCATCACGTTCCTCACCTTCGACGAGGAGCACCACCGCCTCGCGATCGCGCGGGGGCCGAATCTCGCGCCCAAGGTCACGAACTCGGTCGGCGTCGATCACTTCGCGTTCGCGCATGCCAGCGTCGGCGACCTGCTCTCGACCTACGTGCGCCTCGCGGAGCAGGGCATTCGCCCGAGCACGTCGATCCATCACGGCATCTCGCTCTCGTTCTACTACCTCGATCACGACCGCAACGAGGTGGAGCTGCAGGTCGACGCGTTCCCGAGCGTGGAGGCGACGAACGCGTACCTCGCGGACGGCCCCTTCGCGCGCAATCCGATCGGCGTGCTGTTCGACGCCGACGCGCTCGTGAAGCGCTGGCGCGAAGGCGCGAGCGACGCGGAGTTGTTACGGCCGCTGGCGGGTGGGCCCCCGGACATGAGCACGGCGTTCGCCGAGCACTGA
- a CDS encoding M23 family metallopeptidase: MSDKRDLTLLVMAGETAPVRRLRVKRAWFKQAAIAGGLLVVALGGVGIDYVRLRRDAIDVEEMRADTTRRREELDALKAEIGGLSQQFEGMRELERKVRVIANLPDAVQEARVPSDAGQGGAEDTDGANDAEPAIDAQPSSAEHHEDSSAAASPEAELRAALDRIETRARRLSTLFPEQRASLEALVAGLEDRREQLAATPSIWPTNGYVTSGYGFRTSPFTGRKQFHAGIDIAADYGTRIISPASGRVVFAGRRGAFGRVVEIDHGFGVRTIYGHTEDIYVRVGERVERGTRIASVGSTGPHLHYQVKAQGKTVNPSDYIFE; this comes from the coding sequence ATGAGCGACAAGCGCGACCTCACGCTGCTCGTGATGGCGGGAGAAACCGCGCCGGTGCGGCGGCTGCGCGTCAAGCGCGCGTGGTTCAAGCAGGCGGCGATCGCGGGCGGTCTGCTCGTCGTCGCGCTCGGCGGTGTGGGCATCGACTACGTGCGGCTGCGCCGCGATGCGATCGACGTGGAAGAGATGCGCGCGGACACGACGCGCCGGCGCGAGGAGCTCGACGCGCTGAAGGCGGAGATCGGCGGGCTCTCGCAGCAGTTCGAGGGGATGCGCGAGCTCGAGCGCAAGGTTCGCGTGATCGCGAATCTGCCCGACGCCGTGCAGGAGGCGCGCGTTCCGAGCGACGCCGGGCAGGGCGGCGCGGAGGACACCGACGGCGCGAACGACGCGGAGCCCGCGATCGACGCGCAGCCCTCCAGCGCGGAGCATCACGAGGACTCGAGCGCGGCTGCGAGCCCCGAAGCGGAGCTCCGCGCTGCGCTGGATCGCATCGAGACGCGCGCGCGCAGGCTGAGCACGCTCTTCCCCGAGCAGCGCGCGAGCCTGGAAGCGCTCGTCGCGGGGCTCGAAGATCGCCGCGAGCAGCTCGCCGCGACGCCGTCGATCTGGCCGACGAACGGATACGTCACCTCGGGCTACGGCTTCCGCACCTCGCCGTTCACGGGCCGCAAGCAGTTCCACGCGGGCATCGACATCGCGGCCGACTACGGCACGCGCATCATCTCCCCGGCGAGCGGTCGCGTCGTGTTCGCCGGCCGCCGCGGCGCCTTCGGGCGCGTGGTCGAGATCGATCACGGCTTCGGGGTGCGCACGATCTACGGTCACACCGAGGACATCTACGTGCGCGTCGGCGAGCGCGTCGAGCGCGGCACGAGGATCGCGAGCGTCGGCAGCACGGGGCCGCACCTTCATTATCAGGTGAAGGCGCAGGGGAAGACCGTGAATCCGAGCGACTACATCTTCGAGTAG
- a CDS encoding FHA domain-containing protein, producing the protein MAGEATVKPSAPVPSGAAIEVLRGFYEGLELPIDRDWFVIGRGRGADAVLAEATISRAHAAIGFDTAQGFFVQDLGSTNGTLLNGEKQKHSVLQSGDQIQIGKLLLRVTLPAQVAR; encoded by the coding sequence ATGGCAGGCGAGGCGACCGTCAAGCCGTCCGCGCCGGTGCCGTCGGGCGCCGCGATCGAAGTGCTGCGCGGCTTCTATGAAGGGCTCGAGCTGCCGATCGATCGCGACTGGTTCGTGATCGGCCGCGGCCGCGGGGCCGACGCGGTGCTCGCCGAAGCCACGATCAGCCGGGCGCACGCCGCGATCGGCTTCGACACGGCACAGGGCTTCTTCGTCCAGGACCTCGGCAGCACGAACGGCACGCTGCTCAACGGCGAGAAGCAGAAGCACAGCGTGCTGCAGAGCGGGGATCAGATTCAGATCGGGAAGTTGTTACTGCGCGTGACGCTCCCGGCGCAGGTGGCGCGATGA
- a CDS encoding phytanoyl-CoA dioxygenase family protein has protein sequence MPLAGFAPIDFAAFHRDVLPARLAGSARAAHAVAGFGSLALRTRDGAVFTYSARESGLCAVAGDASADTVIELDAEDWQGLVHDYEAAAGLLYANRVRCLRGDALKFVLWEPALRSLYTGMEVFDAKALTLRDERGAKLDPARSFRLGDDAGAMRHFLRTCGYLLVRGVFTQREIDGFLAEARELASEARPGDKLSWWSKDAAGREVLCRVTRAAAKPRLASLQHDARVSGLAALAREGLVARKGEGNGVTVIFKNPGIREGLSDLPWHRDCGMGGHALMCPAVIVSTYLTPANADTGELRFLPGSHVRACGAFIDPAESASPRGVSFDARPGDVSVHFGDVMHAAPPPRRSDLAGYRVSAITGFGPPEFRAHRGESYNAALHRRDDGQIENLLDVAKQTSR, from the coding sequence GTGCCGCTCGCAGGCTTTGCGCCGATCGACTTCGCCGCGTTTCACCGCGACGTCCTGCCCGCGCGGCTCGCGGGCTCCGCCCGCGCGGCGCACGCGGTCGCCGGCTTCGGCAGCCTCGCCCTGCGCACCCGCGATGGCGCCGTGTTCACGTACTCCGCGCGCGAGAGTGGACTCTGCGCGGTCGCGGGCGACGCGAGCGCCGACACCGTGATCGAGCTCGACGCCGAGGACTGGCAGGGCCTCGTTCACGACTACGAGGCCGCTGCTGGGCTGCTCTACGCTAACCGCGTGCGCTGTCTGCGCGGCGACGCGCTGAAGTTCGTGCTGTGGGAGCCCGCGCTGCGCAGCCTCTACACGGGCATGGAGGTGTTCGACGCGAAAGCGCTCACGCTGCGCGACGAGCGCGGCGCAAAGCTCGACCCGGCGCGGTCGTTCCGCCTGGGCGACGACGCGGGCGCGATGCGCCACTTCCTGCGCACGTGCGGGTACCTGCTCGTGCGCGGCGTGTTCACGCAGCGCGAGATCGACGGCTTCCTCGCAGAAGCGCGCGAGCTCGCGAGCGAGGCGCGGCCCGGCGACAAGCTCTCGTGGTGGTCGAAGGACGCCGCGGGGCGCGAGGTGCTGTGCCGCGTCACGCGCGCCGCCGCGAAGCCGCGCCTCGCATCGCTGCAACACGACGCGCGCGTGAGCGGCCTCGCAGCGCTCGCGCGCGAAGGGCTCGTCGCGCGCAAGGGCGAAGGCAACGGCGTCACGGTGATCTTCAAGAACCCCGGCATTCGCGAGGGCCTCTCCGATCTGCCCTGGCACCGCGACTGCGGCATGGGCGGCCACGCGCTGATGTGCCCCGCCGTGATCGTGTCCACGTACCTGACCCCTGCGAACGCCGACACCGGTGAGCTGCGCTTCCTGCCGGGCTCGCACGTGCGCGCATGCGGCGCGTTCATCGATCCCGCGGAGTCGGCTTCGCCGCGCGGCGTTTCGTTCGACGCTCGGCCCGGCGACGTGAGCGTTCACTTCGGCGACGTGATGCACGCCGCGCCGCCGCCGCGCCGCAGCGATCTCGCGGGCTACCGCGTCAGCGCGATCACGGGCTTCGGACCGCCCGAGTTCCGCGCGCACCGCGGCGAGAGCTACAACGCCGCACTTCACCGCCGCGACGACGGACAGATCGAGAACTTGCTCGATGTCGCGAAGCAGACGAGCCGCTGA
- a CDS encoding tetratricopeptide repeat protein — protein MRHLTPLASVGLALCLAAAAEAKELWEYPWLEARSEHFIVQSALDEDKTRELIVSLEHFREVVPGLTSIRRFDERIPTKIYVLPKAMPALGFKQGAVGWFLPGMRANYAMLLPQGKKTDEVLKHEYLHFLLRNQGAQLFPPWLDDGFAELLSTLTVSPDGTSFEYGNSLEWRASSLNNSAWLPFRAIIESRNQREFGRDRMHMFYAQSWFLVHYLMIGRPGANSVAHITEYLKLTEAGTPPAEAFERAFGLKVSALARTLVSYARKAQYWTTTLHTPLTPANVTIKPAEPDAVTAGIALTALIRGERKTARELFGAALALNPNNALALVGMDDIARDESRWDEAVSGYERAIALEPNEANHELDYGEYFLFRAVREKEAAKRAAFITEARRHFFRSYKLNPDNPETLHQNGYTYLLEDSDPQKAVDSLEIAHQLLPSQKTIQQHLAQAYVAAKQPAKARPILQRLIAWSHLESDDDLGKLLAEVETQLAGDSARGKPPAPASE, from the coding sequence ATGCGTCACCTAACACCGCTTGCGTCGGTCGGGCTCGCGCTGTGTCTCGCCGCGGCGGCGGAAGCCAAGGAGTTGTGGGAGTACCCTTGGCTCGAGGCGCGCAGCGAGCACTTCATCGTGCAGAGCGCACTCGACGAAGACAAAACCCGCGAGTTGATCGTCTCGCTCGAGCACTTCCGCGAAGTCGTACCCGGCCTCACCAGCATCCGGCGTTTCGACGAGCGCATCCCGACGAAGATCTACGTGCTCCCAAAAGCCATGCCCGCGCTCGGCTTCAAGCAAGGCGCGGTGGGCTGGTTCTTGCCGGGCATGCGCGCGAACTACGCGATGCTCCTCCCACAAGGCAAGAAGACCGACGAAGTGCTGAAGCACGAGTATCTGCACTTCTTGCTGCGCAACCAGGGCGCGCAGCTCTTCCCGCCATGGCTCGACGATGGCTTCGCAGAGCTGCTCTCGACTTTGACCGTCAGCCCGGACGGCACGTCCTTCGAGTACGGGAACTCTCTCGAGTGGCGCGCGTCGTCGCTCAACAACTCCGCGTGGCTCCCGTTTCGGGCGATCATCGAGTCACGAAATCAGCGCGAGTTCGGGCGCGACCGGATGCACATGTTCTACGCGCAGTCGTGGTTCCTGGTCCACTACCTGATGATCGGGCGGCCCGGCGCGAACAGCGTGGCGCATATCACGGAGTACCTGAAGCTCACGGAAGCGGGCACGCCGCCGGCGGAGGCCTTCGAGCGCGCCTTCGGGCTGAAGGTGTCGGCGCTGGCGCGCACACTCGTGAGCTACGCGAGGAAGGCGCAGTACTGGACGACGACGCTTCACACACCGCTTACACCAGCGAACGTGACGATCAAGCCTGCGGAGCCTGATGCCGTCACGGCCGGAATCGCGCTGACAGCGCTCATTCGCGGCGAGCGCAAGACCGCGCGCGAACTCTTCGGCGCTGCCCTCGCGCTGAACCCGAACAACGCGCTCGCGCTCGTCGGGATGGACGACATCGCGCGTGACGAATCGCGCTGGGACGAAGCTGTGAGCGGCTACGAACGCGCGATCGCGCTCGAGCCGAATGAGGCGAATCACGAGCTCGATTACGGCGAGTACTTCCTGTTCCGTGCGGTGCGAGAAAAGGAAGCTGCGAAGAGAGCGGCATTCATCACAGAAGCGCGCCGGCACTTCTTCCGGAGCTACAAGCTGAATCCCGACAACCCGGAGACGCTCCATCAGAACGGGTACACGTACCTGCTCGAAGACAGCGACCCGCAAAAGGCGGTGGATTCGCTCGAGATCGCGCACCAGCTGCTGCCCTCGCAGAAGACGATTCAGCAGCACCTCGCGCAGGCCTACGTCGCCGCGAAGCAGCCCGCCAAAGCCCGGCCGATTCTTCAGCGCCTGATCGCGTGGAGCCACTTGGAGTCGGACGACGACCTCGGGAAGCTGCTCGCCGAGGTCGAGACGCAGCTCGCGGGCGATTCGGCGCGCGGGAAGCCGCCAGCTCCGGCAAGCGAGTGA